Proteins encoded in a region of the Phoenix dactylifera cultivar Barhee BC4 chromosome 3, palm_55x_up_171113_PBpolish2nd_filt_p, whole genome shotgun sequence genome:
- the LOC103709868 gene encoding L-type lectin-domain containing receptor kinase VIII.1, translating into MPPEQQLLSLFFLLLLSLEGGLSARFDFGTLTLGSLKLLGDAHLKNGSIRLSRDLPVPNSGSGRALYADPVRLRHPSTRLPFPFSTFFSFSITNLNPSSIGGGLAFLLTSDDRALGDAGGFLGLLTASAGAGAGGPSVVAVEFDTRMDVEFQDINSNHVGVDINSMVSAQAADLDSAGIDLKSGDRINAWIEYGGAGGGAVDRGLLQVFVSSSTVRPADPVLSVPLDLGQFLDDFTFVGFSGSTQGSTEIHSIEWWSFSSPSPSAVPSTTPPKLNSPSSNISAPSPSVSIAAAAGPSNETAVAHSSSPCQTNGLCRQGPAAVAGVAMAGVFFVAACAGVGIWAFARRAKALKKWNGLAAASEIVKTPREFSYRELSTATRVFDQSRMIGHGAFGTVYKGIIPETGAMVAVKRCIQGGGGDNGGAQARAEFLSELSIIASLRHRNLVRLQGWCHEKGEILLVYDYMLNGSLDKALFEPEAPPLAWRHRRKILIGVASALAYLHRECERQVIHRDVKSSNVMLDEGYHARLGDFGLARQIEHDKSPDATVTAGTMGYLAPEYLLTGRATERTDVFSFGALVLEVACGRRPIDGDDRPAGSSTQWCSNLVEWVWGLHGGGRILEAADRRLEGEFDEGEMRRVLLVGLACSSPDPNLRPGMRSVVQMLSGEADPPFVPVSKPSMTFSSNHHLLLSLQDSVSDYTAMGLNLSSSSSSSSSLRSTLRGGSGG; encoded by the coding sequence ATGCCGCCGGAACAACAGTTGCTCTCCCTTTTCTTCTTATTATTGCTCTCGTTGGAAGGCGGCTTGTCCGCGAGGTTCGACTTCGGGACCCTGACGCTCGGGAGTTTAAAGCTTTTGGGCGACGCCCATCTCAAGAACGGCAGCATCCGCCTCTCACGTGACTTGCCCGTCCCCAACTCCGGCTCCGGCCGCGCCCTCTACGCCGACCCCGTCCGCCTCCGCCACCCCTCTACACGCCTCCCCTTTCCCTTCTccaccttcttctccttctctattACTAATCTCAACCCCTCCTCCATCGGCGGCGGCCTCGCCTTCCTCCTCACCTCCGACGACCGCGCCCTCGGCGACGCCGGAGGCTTCCTCGGCCTCCTCACTGCCTccgccggcgccggcgccggcggCCCCTCCGTCGTCGCCGTCGAGTTCGACACCCGCATGGACGTGGAGTTCCAGGACATCAACAGCAACCACGTCGGGGTGGACATCAACAGCATGGTCTCCGCCCAGGCCGCTGATCTCGACTCCGCCGGCATCGACTTGAAGAGCGGCGACCGCATCAACGCCTGGATCGAGTATGGCGGCGCTGGCGGTGGCGCCGTCGACCGCGGGCTCCTCCAGGTCTTTGTCTCCTCCTCCACCGTCCGCCCCGCCGATCCGGTCCTCTCGGTTCCCCTCGACCTCGGCCAATTCCTCGACGACTTCACCTTCGTCGGCTTCTCTGGATCCACCCAGGGGAGCACCGAGATCCACAGCATCGAATGGTGGAgcttctcctctccctctcccagcGCCGTCCCCTCCACTACTCCCCCGAAGCTCAACTCCCCCAGTTCCAACATCTCCGCCCCTTCGCCGTCCGTCTCCATCGCGGCCGCCGCGGGCCCGAGCAACGAGACCGCCGTTGCCCATTCGTCGTCGCCGTGCCAGACCAACGGGCTCTGCAGGCAGGGCCCCGCCGCCGTGGCCGGGGTGGCGATGGCAGGGGTCTTCTTCGTCGCGGCCTGCGCCGGCGTTGGCATCTGGGCCTTCGCCCGGCGTGCCAAAGCCCTCAAGAAATGGAACGGCTTGGCGGCGGCTTCGGAGATTGTGAAGACCCCGAGGGAGTTCAGCTATCGGGAGCTGAGCACTGCCACCCGGGTCTTCGACCAATCTCGGATGATTGGCCATGGCGCCTTCGGGACCGTGTACAAGGGCATCATCCCAGAGACCGGCGCGATGGTGGCTGTCAAACGATGCATccagggcggcggcggcgataaTGGCGGAGCACAGGCGAGGGCGGAGTTCCTCTCGGAGCTTTCCATCATCGCCAGTCTCCGGCACCGGAACTTGGTCCGCCTCCAAGGCTGGTGCCACGAGAAGGGGGAGATCCTACTCGTCTACGATTACATGCTCAACGGGAGCCTCGACAAGGCCCTGTTCGAGCCAGAAGCGCCGCCTCTGGCGTGGCGCCACCGGAGGAAGATCCTGATCGGCGTGGCCTCCGCCCTCGCCTACCTCCACCGAGAGTGCGAGCGCCAGGTGATCCACCGCGACGTCAAGTCCAGCAACGTCATGCTCGACGAGGGCTACCACGCCCGCCTCGGCGACTTCGGCCTCGCCCGCCAGATCGAGCACGACAAGTCCCCCGACGCCACCGTCACCGCTGGCACCATGGGCTACCTCGCTCCCGAATACCTCCTCACCGGCCGCGCCACCGAGAGAACTGACGTCTTCAGCTTTGGCGCATTGGTCCTCGAGGTTGCCTGCGGCCGCCGCCCCATCGACGGCGACGACCGGCCCGCCGGCAGCAGCACCCAGTGGTGCAGCAATTTGGTCGAGTGGGTATGGGGATTGCACGGCGGGGGAAGAATTCTAGAGGCGGCGGACCGGCGGCTGGAGGGGGAGTTCGACGAAGGGGAAATGAGGAGAGTTCTGTTGGTGGGGTTGGCATGTTCGAGCCCGGACCCAAACCTGCGGCCGGGGATGAGGAGTGTCGTCCAGATGCTGAGCGGCGAGGCCGACCCGCCCTTTGTGCCGGTATCCAAGCCGTCCATGACCTTCAGCTCcaaccaccacctcctcctcagCCTCCAGGACAGCGTCTCCGACTACACCGCCATGGGGCTCAAcctgtcctcctcctcctcctcctcctcctctcttcggAGTACACTCAGAGGTGGCAGCGGAGGGTGA